A window from Triticum aestivum cultivar Chinese Spring chromosome 6D, IWGSC CS RefSeq v2.1, whole genome shotgun sequence encodes these proteins:
- the LOC123140948 gene encoding uncharacterized protein, with the protein MSCEEPEMLPAAVAAGPLDDDNLLAEILLRLPPLPSSLPRASFVCKRWRSLASDPAFSRRFHLHHRRNPPLLGCFHKGAEGISFEPALEAPDRVPPGRLSLPSDRGDLWFLGCRHGLVLVFDKTRQQFMVWDPVTGHKHYIADPPGLDVTKYVINGAVFRSSAADVHFQVVLVAIQDGQAVARVYSSETRLWGNLITAPVTSESSDLFVTYVTMEPAVLVGHALYWILSGTSSHILEFDLERESLAVIRMPAYFSGVMWPKLMQANDGKLGILYVSGFTAQLWKRNTDLHGVASWGIGTTIELDKLLSLDPRDVVIIQGFAEESHLVLLKTTTSLFSLKLEQLQFKKLFDTKVRRCCYPFESVYGAGI; encoded by the exons ATGAGTTGTGAGGAGCCCGAGATgttgccggcggcggtggcggcggggccgcTGGACGACGACAACCTGCTCgccgagatcctcctccgcctccccccgCTCCCGTCCTCCCTCCCCCGCGCCTCCTTCGTCTGCAAGCGCTGGCGCAGCCTCGCCTCCGATCCAGCCTTCTCCCGCCGCTtccacctccaccaccgccgcAACCCTCCACTCCTCGGCTGCTTCCACAAAGGTGCCGAAGGCATATCCTTCGAGCCTGCTCTTGAGGCCCCCGATCGCGTTCCGCCCGGGCGCCTCTCCTTACCGTCCGACCGCGGCGACCTCTGGTTCCTCGGGTGCCGCCATGGCCTCGTATTAGTCTTCGACAAGACACGGCAGCAGTTCATGGTGTGGGATCCCGTCACAGGCCACAAGCACTACATAGCGGATCCGCCGGGGTTGGATGTGACCAAGTACGTGATCAACGGGGCGGTGTTCCGCTCATCTGCCGCGGACGTCCACTTCCAGGTTGTCTTGGTAGCGATACAAGACGGACAAGCGGTCGCCCGCGTTTACTCATCAGAGACCAGGTTGTGGGGCAATCTCATCACAGCACCGGTTACATCCGAATCCAGCGACTTATTTGTCACCTATGTTACTATGGAGCCCGCTGTGCTGGTTGGGCATGCTCTTTATTGGATACTTTCTGGAACTTCGTCGCATATCCTCGAGTTTGATTTGGAGAGGGAGAGCCTGGCCGTGATACGGATGCCAGCGTATTTTTCTGGTGTCATGTGGCCCAAACTCATGCAGGCAAATGATGGTAAGCTGGGTATACTCTATGTGTCAGGCTTCACTGCCCAGTTATGGAAGAGGAACACTGACTTGCATGGTGTTGCGTCATGGGGGATTGGAACAACTATTGAACTGGACAAGCTACTTTCTCTGGATCCAAGGGATGTTGTAATTATACAAGGGTTTGCTGAGGAATCTCATTTGGTGCTCCTGAAGACCACTACCAGCCTCTTCTCGCTCAAGCTTGAGCAATTGCAGTTCAAAAAACTTTTCGACACCAAAGTGCGGCGTTGCTGCTATCCATTTGAAAGTGTCTATGGTGCAG GTATCTAG